Below is a genomic region from Helicoverpa armigera isolate CAAS_96S chromosome 12, ASM3070526v1, whole genome shotgun sequence.
CGGGAAAATAAAAAGCCATGATTCTCAGTATCTTGCCCTGTTGACATGGTACAAATATCAAACGTTTTTAAGAAGCGGATTATGTTATTGTGATGTTGAGTTTGACGTGAATATTATGATGTTATTTTGTCCGACAGCGATTATTTGGATTTTATACGAAGCAATTTTTAGGGTGTTAGGAAGAAAGTTgaccaaaaataaattggttgGTACCTTCGACTATCTGACTGTAATTGATATCGAGATGTTTGTAAGTAGAAATGTATATTTGGAGGTCAAACGGCTTAAAGTTCATTAGCCATTCAAAATTTCAAGCTAAAACACAATCAAATTCACCATAAACGGTTAGATCGGAATGATAATAACAAGAAATCGgtataatagttataaatagtTAATTGTGTGGCACATAACACAAATGATTGAAGCTCGGGTGAGTGGATCCGCGTATATCCACGTTTCACACATACACACTAGTGTTTAGGTATAAGTGTACATACAATAGTCTGTGGTGGAAGCGTGTTTGTAAAGTAGACTGTAATCGTTAGTCACTGACATCGACGATCATAGCTCAAGCAAGTCCTATAGATGTGACACTTTTGTGTTCTGTGCTGTTGGTGATATTATCGCGATGGTTTAATACCTAGTCATCAAAAATTTAATGAGTAAATATCGTAAATATGCTATTGGAAGTGCCGAAATATTGACTAATAATGTTCAGGTACAAACTTTTTGCCAAAGACAAATACccaatataagtaggtacctaattataacaacaaaatatgcAGCACTTATTcacttaggtatatgtataactggtttttttgtattaggtaccttgtaggtaagtaagtatataaattaaGGTTTTTCAGTTACGTCTTTCATATTCAAAGGTATTTCTACAAATACGATCATTTAGTTCATCACACTAGGTCAACATGCAAATGgataaaatttgaatttcaaataacaaaatcaacaaaacaCTCGTTTAGTTAATTGTTTGATTGCATTGAACGGTTTATGATAAAAGCGATGAATGTCAATTCTGCGCTCGCGTCGTCTTTGATATCATCTGGAAAGCGTACCGAGCGTGTAGGCATTTACATAGATCGCGCCCACTCGGCTTCATCCAGCGCGATTTTTACTCTGATACAAACAACTATTACACGGCCGAGTTGTTATGTTAATAGAATATGAGACAATTTACCGCGAGCGGGTGCTCCTCAACTCGCGAGCGTTCGGTTTCACCCGCCGGGACAGGTTTGGAGGCCGGAATGCGCGCCGTGCCGTACGCCAGAGGTTAATAAAGCGCGCACTTGCTCGCTACTTTATTGCTTTTTGTGGTCATAAATAAAAACGCTTTcgagaaataaacaatttatgcATTATCGAGTCTGTCAATTTCGGTGCCCGGAACGTTGGATATTTATATGGAGTAAAGCAGTACGAGTGTCcctaattaattgaatattcagtaaagaaatatttaatcattCTGTATGGACTGCTTAACTGTAGGTATTCTTTCTCAAAATTTAATGAGATTCACGTTATTTCGTTTTGGAGACTTCGAGGGTTGTGTTCACGTGCAAACTTTACtggaaatatttaatattgattCCGAAGAAATTGGAAAGCATCAGAGGGATAAACCGTAATACAATATCAAAcgaaaaagtataattaaacaGTAGATAGTAAGTCACCTTCCTGGTAGAGCATGCCTACGCAGAATCGTAGCAGTCGTAGGCGCGCGCGTCACCTCTGACGTCACGGCCCTACGAGGTGCTACGAGAGCTACGCACCCACGCGATGACGCGACACACCCTCAGCTTTGGAGCTACCTACACAGTTCACAAAAAGTATTATTAGTGGTAACATACGTACATCCATTAAATCAAAGCTATTTTAGTCTTATGTAGGAACCGGCTAAGAATACCCCACCCTTTACCTTTACACTATGGGTTCCACAAAGCaagctttttaaatgcaaagccGTAATTTTTTTCCGCAAATGAAACAAGGAAAAACAATTCAGCGATCCCTTAAACTCGCTTAGGTAAGTACTAAAAAGAAGTGTAGGTACCTTATGTGTCTGGATATGGCTCCTGTTATCTTTAGTAAAATTCGTAAtcacattaattaaacaaatagaaaaaaacaacatacataccttgtattatgtattatgaTAAACTTATAGCTGCAGCGATAATATTtactactagctgtttcccgcttGTGTAGCACAATTTGTGAACATACAACGTGCAActattaacaattattatttttacccaaTTATGATGGGGATAAGTAATGCAGACTGTCTTCTgggcataatattttattgaatacgtaacattttttattatacatatttttgtatttggcAAGGTATGTACTTGGCTTTtatcacattaaatatttaaattacctgAAAAATCGTATACATAATAACGGGACTGTTGAGATGGTATCAAATTAGTAAAAGAAGGTATGTTATGTGTATATGTGATAACAGGCATGTATGTACATGTGACAGTTATACATAAgaagaaattgtaaataaatgaatagtcGCTGTCCAACCGTCGTTTTATTAGGGACTTTCTTAATGAAGTGCATTAATAAAGAACcttttaccacagattactaaataacTTTGGCATAAATACTATGTTTCCGAATTAATTTATCAGTGACCATAAAATTGACAAGGCACGCTTACGTCACTAGTTCATGCTCTTCACCTTTACGTTTCGTCCTGATAGAAGGCGACCGCGCGGCCATCGAAGTTCGTCCGTCGCGCCGATCCCCGCGCGCGTCTGTGGAACGCGCCGCGCGTGTGTGCGGCCCGAGGGGAGGGGTGCGCGCTATTTCACCAGTCAGTACCCCGCTTGCCGCCGTTGCTGTATCACGTCATTGcgatacaaacattttattgccAAGAAGGAACTACCTACTGCGCCGAAAAAGAAATGAGACGTAGAGGGCCCAACCGCATATGGAAAGAAGAAGATATACAATTAATTGAAGCAGTCAAACAACATAAACATTTATATGATGCACCTTTCAGTGAGCTTAACAAGGTGGCCTACAAAAGACTGTGTTCAAAATCATGGGACgaaatatcttcaaaattagGCATGCCAGGTATGTTGGTTCTAAGTTGAGATACAAAAGTTTTATTCAACATAATGCTTTGCTTTCTTTAATATATGACTGCTTTCTTTTTATAAACACATTGTGTAGTTACACGAATGCTAATACTACACATAATGCTTCAAATGTGAATATTGAtacttaccgtcttaccacaaaaacttgtaaacgtcagttgaacacttgtctaaaaaaaatactgattatGACATTAAAATAAGGTTCGTTTTGTAGCcaattttttttgacaagtgctcagtttttgtagtaaggccattattgtctactttaatatttacctactacCTTTTTCTATAATTCCGATATAGGTTCATTAATATAAAGTATTACCTATCTGTTGTGTTCATGGCAGTGCGCAGACGCGGCGCACTGACACCGCGCACATATCTCTGTTTCGTTAGGACAAGTTTGCTACCAACATTAACATCAgctttcttaaaacaactgtttcatattttgaatgtttgtattttttatgttttttcgtTATATCTCCGtcttttaaaaaactatttaaacattttttttgtttgaaacggCATATTTCCCAAATGGATAGGTCCATTGTCACTAGGTCCAGGATTTAAACCCCTCAAAGCCATGTCGGCCCGATCCGTGAATGACCTCGTCCTGCTGTGGACGCCACTAAACCAACGAGGCAGAGGCAGCAATGACTCCAATATAGTTGAAAAAGGCAGATGAGATGCAATTCATGGTTTATATTATGAACCCTCGGTTTATTTACGCGCAGCACATTCCGagcgacaaaaaaaaatgtcttgcGGTTTTATGAGTTATCGTTTGAGCAGGTCATTATTAATTGTGTGCGTTTATGTTGCTGCACATAGATTCATAGATCCGTATGACAGCGTCCGTAGCGAAAACGGAGCGGAACATCTACTAGTGTCAAAACGCTGTATTACCGCGCTACTGATTTTTAGCTACTCGGAATGTGTCGCggttataaaaacaaagcttgTATCAGCGACAAAGCCCATTAAAACGTCGCTAACGACGTATTACAATCAGAATACAAGGGGTATGAAACGTACATACAGTCCTTAaaaccatatttatttttaatttccctTTGCTCTGCATTATCATATAGATGATCGAAAAAGTGTTGTATGATATAATAAGTAAGGCTACACGGTACATGTACATATAATTTACTAGTTGTTATTTTTCCAGCCATGgaacttagaaaaaaatggaTTTTTATAAAGAGCTACTACAAGAAAgcctttataataaaaaattatacagGTAAGTTCTTGGATGGCACTCTTGATTTTCTTAAACCATGGGCatcaaatattcattcaaattatGAAGAAATGGAAATTAGTAATATTTCGTCAACTGAAGAGGATAATGTCAGTGATAGTGAAGCTACAATCAATCTGCCTCTTGAGACTATAACATGTCTAAATAAAGAAGGAAGTTCTGAAAGACATATCGAAACCATAGATCCATTAGCACCCTGTAGTAGTCAGTATGCGGTAAATTTTGAAGAACAAGTATTGAGTAATGTGAACAGTGACGTAGCAAATGCAAATGATCAAAGAAAGGTATGGACACAAGAAGATTTGATATTTATAGAAGCAATAAAACCACATAATTGTTTATATACTGTACCTACTCGTACCTCTGACAGGGTGCTCAACAAAAAAGAGTCTGCAATGGCATGGAAAGTCGTTGCTTCACAACTAGGCATGCCAGGTATGTtggtataatttaaaaaaatacaatcaaatattgtttttttgcatattaggtaattataaagattataaaagaaatattgtaTCTATTATATATTAGGTACTACTCATAAtcctattaattaaattacgatTTTACTATTTGATATTCTTCCAGTGATGGAACTTCGTCATAAATGGAgagctataaaaaataactataaggAGGCTATTATGAAAGAAGATTCTTCAAAGTTATTGGATGGGACCCTTGATTTTCTCAAACCATGGGCATCACATTATATTATGAATTCAAATGATGAAACAACTGACGATGAAGCAATGGAGTCTTTTAGTATCCTGCCAACTGAAGAGGACAGTGTAATGTATGTGGACAGTAGTGACAGTGATATCGAAGCTACAATAACTCCACCACTTGAGAATAATCACATTATAGATGAAAGTTCTGAAAGCGATATCGAAACTACGGATACATTAAGATCCTGTAGCGGTCAATATGCAATAAATTATGGTGAACAAATCTTGCCTGATGTGAATAATGATGTAGAAAATGCAAATGATCATAGcatattgagaaatattttgaTTCAGAAAAGATGGGAAATATGCGAAGAGTCACAAAATCATGAAGAGACTTCTCATTCTGATTTGCTATCTGATTTCTTTGCCAGATACGATGGCTCTTCCCATGACAGCAATCTAATGGAATATTTTCGGGATTTGGCAGAAGTTTTGTGCATTAAGTTAGCACCGGCAAAACggcaaaattttattagacaaatTGATTTAATAGTCAGTCAAATTTTAACagaaaacaaaaacgaaaatgAGGATATTGAAGAAttagaatgaaaaatatttcagtgtggAACTGGTTAAAtcacaattaattttaagtaattttgttaagaTTGCTTGATAAATTGTGagatacttaaaatattttatttgtaataataaatgttcagCGCAGaacataatgtattttatttacttccagTTTCACAGAAAAGATAATCCATTAGCGTTTTATTTAAACTGTTGAAATAGGTATTACATgtcctaaatatgtatatgtacataaCCTAGTATACaaagtgtgtcgtacctaatcacattgaattaaatacgttaatatatactggttaatatattatgtcgattagcacaaataaaaaaataaaatgtgtaaaaattaaaaaaaaaatgatttcatcaaaagaaagtaattaaaataaaaatgtgcgagaataaGAACACCATTATAAGactcagtcattacaaacaactgaaattctcccttgaaaactgacagctgtcaactggtcaaaacattcgatactcctaactttaccTCTGCTTTATACGATGATGTTGAATTATGAAGACGAAAAAttactcctgtggctaaaccactgaatcgattaggtattttattttacaatttgtcatagaatatcataaagtatatggtacgacacacccgatataaaaaGACAAAGTAGAAGATTCTGTAACGTTGTAGAGAGAGAAATTTTTGGATCTGCTAAACCGATATTGATGCTATACTAAAGAagagtttttgtatgtttttaccATGAATGCTCCAAAaaacagaaccgatttgaaaaattctttcaccattggaAAGCCACAGTCttccagagtaacataggctatattttatccctgtgtGAGGGGTAGTTCCcaggggacgcgggtgaaaccgcgggaacactactagttttatattaatagcCACGGTGTTTGTGCGTTCTGTAGGTTCTGTTTCACAATTTTATAAGTTAATGAAAAATAGCACAAATCAGTTAGTTGTGCATAAAAATAAGAGTGCGCGATGTTGAAATATCAGATGTTGTTTGTTAGGAGGAGGCACAGAATGCGGCGCTCACAAGAACCGTGACGGATTGGTCGCCGTGTCTTTCAAATCGCCGTTTCAATTGTTGTGAACTGGTTGTGGCTTAATATTTGTGTTACCAAATTTCTCTGCCCACGAACGAGCCGTATGTACCGTAAGTGGTATGGTTCACCGAGATACAATCAAATGGACTTATGCTTACTACAATGAACTTTCTAAACCATATTTTGGACCTGCTAAACGCTTCTCTGTTATTTATACTTTGTTTTTGCACTTGCTGTATTTTAATTTGGACGAAGTTTCTAAATGTagaatttaaagttttatcaaaaacatgGTGACCCATAGTTAGGACGATAGAGTGCATCCAATCTCCCCCATGTAtgaggtacctacatacgatAACGCCGCACTAGATAGGTAAATATTTCCCGTGATAAATGCTTTACTTACCTGTCGCGACCGCAGCGCGCGTTTCAATAATAACCGTGATATTGCGATGATACGGACTGGAAAAACTCGTTCGGCGGATGTCGATATCCTTAACGCGCACATATCAACAGCTGATTCGTACTTGCACCAGGTTTTTATTCCGTACATGGCGGGCTATACTGCAGGCGCGTGTGAGAACAGGAGGGTACAACGCGCATTGTATATATCCCGTATCGAATCGTTCGGAGCATATTTGGTGTGTGGTTGGCCTGGGACGACCATAGTGTGCTGTCAGTGAGCGGCTTTCATTCATGCCGCCTCGGGCCACGTTCCACGAGATCTCATCTCCCAATTACCAACTTTGCCTGAGTGTTCTGTTCAAcgatttttgtcatttttgcccaattgaatttttatttataattgtggATTTGGGAATGTCCAggacaagttttttttgtagaattgaATGGCTTATGGTGTCTTATGTTGATTTGAACTTTTGATATTTTCATAGATAAGTAATTATTCGTGCATAACCTTAAATTTAACACACTGAAACTGCCAAAATTTCTAATTATCGAATGAAAAAACAGAAGCTTTGTGTTCTCCAAGAGGTGTTTGACTGACACATAGTTACTGAAGGCTCGTTTCAACACAGGTGAACATTTTCGAGGGCCGGTTGATTTGGTGGAGCATTGTGCCGGTGTATTACACAAACAGTACTGAGCGCAATCGCTCAGCGTTTCACAATCGCGGGTTCGCCGACCGACACcaatacctaaattaattttcttttcggTCCCGCGTCGCCGCCGTTCATTGTTCAATTTGTGACTCCGATTTTGGAGCGCCAATGAACAATTTCGTGACACGGAATCAGCCTAATCTCAAAAATTatacatttgtaaataaaagtattctCCATCATACCTACGTAAAGAAAGCaatttgtagaaaaatattgtcaCTTACATATTCACGTaactacctaaatataaaatccTCAGGGGGAGGTATACACAACACGTACAGACAACTTTATACCTATCACACTTTTTGTGTATGATAGCACTAACCAGTTCGCGTTGCTCAAACACAGCATGACATTTTATAACTGTAACAAGGTCATTTACCGTTCATATTGGGGAATTACTATATTATATCGTAAGCCTCAGTATTGTACACGGTCGAAACAAGAATCACTGATGGATTCGAATGTCAGAGTGAAGGTCTGTGTACATTTTTGTATCCGCTTTGAATGCGCatgtcattaaaatattgtaacaacAATATTCGCTCATTTGAATATCGATTGAGTAGCATGGATTCATTTTTGAGGATCAATTTAACGCACACCTAGGTCTATTACATCTACTTTGGAGTTGTTCAATTGCGACATTATTAGATCCAGGGATCGAAACTATATTTACAAGACGGAGATCGGAGTTAGCATAGTTTAGATTCCCGTGTGATTGGCGGAATTATGGTGCTTTCCCAGCGATTTGTCGGTTGCGTCGGCAGCAAGGAGCGGGGCCTACGTGATCTGCGCTTGCGACATTTTGACAATCCGCATTTACGTAATGGTGCTGCTACTATCGCGATACTTCTTTAATCTTTGGATTGAGGATTCCAGGATGCACTGATGTGTACACAACCTGGGAACAgtcagaatttaatatttaatgtcgACTACCCAGCAAATGTGCCGACTGCGGattaatacaaaacattataGGTATGTGATAAGCATCATTAATAGCTTAACTAGGaatgtgtaaaatataattgttttttaccTATTGATTACTGTTGGTGCGTCTCCCTGTATCGACATATGAGTAGGCCTTTTAATACAGATGTAATTATACCCTATCCATTTATTGTTTCTAGTTATTACCTAATCGTTGGCGGAATTACTTATTGAAACGAAACTTGTTTATAAGCATGTGAACATTAGTTAATATTTGTGTACCTGCTGGTTTATGCAATGTTCGTGTTCCTGTTGCGAGGTGCAGCGTCGTGTCACTCGAGTGCCGGCGCCGCGGCATCGCCTGCGCGAGCGCCGTCACTGCACACACAGCTCGCATCAAAACAAACGGAGAAAGTCACGCCATATTATTTATACGTCGCTTTGCACCATTTCCTACTTCCCCATGAAGCAAATAATTGTAATAGAGAATAGAAAATTAACAATAGATGTTCAAACTACACAATTCTAACACGCAGCGTTTGAACTTGTAGGTATTTTCACTAGTTTAATGTTTGATGTGCGTGATTGATTTcgatttgtttttcttcttgCTTTAATAGATAAGTGAGATAAAAGTAGGTGCCTGACtacttacatacctatatgATAATATTAGCTAGGTCTATATATCTATTCATTGTGTGATAGACATAGCTTGTTTGAAATTGGAGAAAGTAAGTATTTGCCTATTTGGCGCCTTAATAAGTTATTTGTGAGTTCGAAaaaaaacccaaaattaacatCCGGAGAACGTGTTAAGTTTTTCAGTTAATCGATATCGAAATTACCTATTCAAGTAAGTGGTGATTAGTTATTTAGTTTCGGAGTTATATTGTGTAATGTTAGCGGGCGATTAGATTACTAGCAACGAGACATTTCATAAAACGATTGTTACTTTCATTTCACTCGGTCGGTGCAACACTCGGCCGCtactattgtattatttattatttctgttttgtttatCATACGAACAGATTTAATTCATAGTTAGTTTACTTAGTAATGCCTagttttgtaatgtaaatagtGGTTGGTATTTTACATTAATTCGTAGGTAACATTATTGATCTTTATCAATAACGCGCAAATTAGTAAATTACGACAACAACTATGGTTTCGCAAATTAGTTACAAATGTggatttaatacaaatattggATTAAATTCAAGGAGGTCTACATACCTAATGGAACCTATTTACAAATTTATCTCTCCCAAAATTCCTGTTATTCCTTATTTAAATTCGAATATGGCAAATTAGCAATAGTGTATTTTTGGAcacttgacagctgtcagtttcaAGGATTTTTTTGTACTGAATGACAGGAATGTCATCTGTACCAAAAATGGTAAGACCGTACCTACTTGCCCTATGATTTCAATCGTTTTAGATTGTTTAATAATTAGATCGTTTCAAAGATCTATGGCTATTccagttttttattaatttaataaggaAATCTTATATCAAATCCAAAGGTAGAAACTGtcattacctacttatgaatGCACGCTGCATCATACCGCGGGCGCCGCAGCAATGCAACAGCGCTGCAGTTACCACTACTTCAGGCTACGTTGTCAATAACTGTGCAACGGTCTCGATAAactgtacataatatacatagatgCTGTTGTAACTATTTATCGAGTACGCTCGCCAAACCTCGACATTATAATAGTAGGGGCAAGACCATATCTGTCAGCCTCATATCGACTGTATGTGGTACCCACGGCTCAATTATTGTTTATATATTCGTTAGTGATTCGTCACGGTTGCCAATACCACGGCTTACATATATTTGTGTTCGAACGGCTTTCTTCAAGGCCagttacaaataaatcattcgATTTACGCGTTTCTATATTTCTATGACGCGCAATTATCTAAATTACTCTGGAAAATTTgagtaaacattatttttggaaTAAGTCGTGTTCTATTAAaatctgataaataataatatgataatagTAGGTACGTTCTACGTCCTAAGTAAATAATGcgaaacattataatatgtgtAAAGTAACAAAACTCTGTAAGAATGTTGCCAACAGCAAAATTGATTAGCTATGTTGATAATATAGAAGTAAATATAAAGAATATTAGGCAGAATTACTGTTTATGATGAGTAAAGTTTCACCAATACTTACTAAAGATTACGTGTGACAAAACGGctattatgtaaaacaaaatgacaaaagGCCATCTTACGCAATGCGAGTACGTATTCGCAATATGTTTTTTGTCAACTCTTACTCTGTGACCTTAGGTTGCAAGGAAGTTCGATGGCAGTATTTCCCTTCTAAAGTGGGCTACAACTGGCTGTAAGCACAGTGCATGCAGATAACAGTAGtgcaaatttaaataaaactacttttacggatgctatcgcggttatattaatattatttaatcctgatgtttcggatcctttacagcatctatggtcacgggcagactaaggtgctggtcgtcttgatatttttgctacaaacagctaccctacctGTATCCTTAGGTCTCGTCTTGACCTatacagtgagctcgttttgcATGAATCGGATcgacaataattataatcaacaaaatgtagggtcgttttttgtaactaaaacatcaagacgaccaacatgTCAGTCTGCCCGTGTCCGCGATTTATTCtgtaatataggtaatattgtctgaaatatacctaggtacctgtttaaatatttttgattgaaatcaaAGAAAGCCATACCAAAACACTGTAGGTACATTGATGTGTTCTTCTTCGTACGGGCAGACAGACAGGATTTAGTCCTCTAGAGTTGCACAGGTACTCAAAAAATCCATTAGTATTTCGAGAACACAGCGTAGTTACGCTACTGTTTACGAAACTGTGTGGCAACAGCAAGCGTTAGGCTGCGAATGGTTGAGCTATTAGTCACTGAAAGCATTCCTTGCGAGCCGATGCTCTGGCCCGATCGGTTTTGCCGTAGGGACGGCCAAAGAAATGCAGCTCTTTGTTCGCTTTACCAGCACTGCTGTATTTTCTGCAAATGTTCTGTTGATTTGTTTATGTTCGTTGCTGTGGTGATTGTTTTGGGTTTAGTTCAGGGCAACGGGTTCGTGTGTGGTTTAAGTTCCAAATCAAGGTGCTAAATGCATCATTACAGGTTTGAAATACCTGGTATTTCGGATTGTATGGTGAAAAT
It encodes:
- the LOC110384040 gene encoding uncharacterized protein LOC110384040; protein product: MRRRGPNRIWKEEDIQLIEAVKQHKHLYDAPFSELNKVAYKRLCSKSWDEISSKLGMPAMELRKKWIFIKSYYKKAFIIKNYTGKFLDGTLDFLKPWASNIHSNYEEMEISNISSTEEDNVSDSEATINLPLETITCLNKEGSSERHIETIDPLAPCSSQYAVNFEEQVLSNVNSDVANANDQRKVWTQEDLIFIEAIKPHNCLYTVPTRTSDRVLNKKESAMAWKVVASQLGMPVMELRHKWRAIKNNYKEAIMKEDSSKLLDGTLDFLKPWASHYIMNSNDETTDDEAMESFSILPTEEDSVMYVDSSDSDIEATITPPLENNHIIDESSESDIETTDTLRSCSGQYAINYGEQILPDVNNDVENANDHSILRNILIQKRWEICEESQNHEETSHSDLLSDFFARYDGSSHDSNLMEYFRDLAEVLCIKLAPAKRQNFIRQIDLIVSQILTENKNENEDIEELE